One region of Oxalobacteraceae bacterium OTU3CAMAD1 genomic DNA includes:
- the leuS gene encoding leucine--tRNA ligase codes for MQDKYSPADVESAAQSHWKAIDAYKAVEHDPRFPKGKYYACSMLPYPSGKLHMGHVRNYTINDVMYRYLRMNGYNVLMPMGWDAFGMPAENAAMANNVPPAQWTYSNIAHMREQMESMGLAIDWSREMTACKPEYYKWNQWMFLKMLEKGIIYKKTGTVNWDPIDQTVLANEQVIDGRGWRSGALIEKREIPMYYARITDYADELLEHVDNKLPGWPERVRTMQANWIGKSTGVRFAFPHEIKDASGALIGDGKMYVFTTRPDTIMGVTFCAVAAEHPLAIHAAQTNPELAAFNAECKLGSVIEADMATMEKKGMPTGLFVTHPLTGEQVEVWVGNYVLITYGDGAVMGVPAHDERDFAFAKKYNLPIKQVIQAEGQEFSTEAWQEWYGDKTVSIVTNSGKYDGLSYADAVEAVAADMAAKGLGEKKITFRLRDWGISRQRYWGTPIPMINCADCGSVPVPEKDLPVVLPEDCVPDGSGNPLNKYEAFLKCDCPQCGKPARRETDTMDTFVDSSWYYMRYTSPGANESMVDERNDYWMPMDQYIGGIEHAVLHLLYARFWTKVMRDFGIVKFDEPFTNLLTQGMVLNETYFREDEAGKKTWFNPADVEVTLDDKGRPQGAVSKDDGQPVQIGGTEKMSKSKNNGIDPAAQIGQYGADTARLFTMFASPPEQTLEWSGSGVEGANRFLRRVWAFGYAQASRIEAALNGPAAPVATEPQKTLRRELHKILQQADYDLKRIQYNTVVSACMKMLNTIESAKLDDSAESNALVAEGFSIFLRLLNPVAPHITHVLWEELGYAKAHGDILNAQWPQVDPAALEQAEIEMMIQVNGKLRGSVVVAKGADKATIEAAALASEAVQKFIEGTPKKIIVVPGKLVNIVV; via the coding sequence ATGCAAGATAAATATAGTCCCGCCGACGTAGAATCAGCCGCGCAATCCCACTGGAAGGCCATCGACGCCTATAAAGCCGTCGAGCACGACCCGCGTTTCCCGAAAGGGAAGTACTACGCCTGTTCGATGCTGCCTTACCCATCGGGCAAGCTGCACATGGGCCACGTCCGCAACTATACGATCAACGACGTGATGTACCGCTACCTGCGCATGAACGGCTACAACGTGCTGATGCCGATGGGCTGGGACGCGTTCGGCATGCCGGCGGAAAACGCGGCGATGGCCAATAACGTGCCGCCGGCGCAGTGGACCTATTCGAACATCGCCCACATGCGCGAGCAGATGGAGTCCATGGGCCTAGCGATCGACTGGTCGCGCGAAATGACCGCCTGCAAACCGGAATACTACAAGTGGAACCAGTGGATGTTCCTGAAGATGCTCGAAAAAGGCATCATCTACAAAAAGACCGGCACCGTGAACTGGGACCCGATCGACCAGACCGTGCTGGCCAACGAGCAGGTCATCGACGGCCGCGGCTGGCGTTCGGGCGCGCTGATCGAAAAGCGCGAGATCCCGATGTACTACGCCCGCATCACCGACTACGCCGACGAGCTGCTGGAACACGTCGACAACAAGCTGCCGGGCTGGCCGGAGCGCGTGCGCACCATGCAGGCCAACTGGATCGGCAAGTCGACCGGCGTTCGCTTCGCCTTCCCGCACGAGATCAAGGACGCCTCGGGCGCCCTGATCGGCGACGGCAAAATGTATGTCTTCACCACCCGCCCGGACACCATCATGGGCGTGACCTTCTGCGCCGTGGCGGCCGAGCATCCGCTGGCAATCCACGCCGCGCAGACCAATCCTGAACTGGCGGCCTTCAACGCCGAGTGCAAACTGGGTTCCGTGATCGAGGCCGACATGGCGACGATGGAGAAGAAGGGCATGCCGACCGGCCTGTTCGTCACCCATCCGCTGACCGGCGAGCAGGTCGAGGTCTGGGTCGGCAACTACGTGTTGATCACCTACGGCGACGGCGCCGTCATGGGCGTGCCGGCGCACGACGAGCGCGATTTCGCCTTCGCCAAAAAGTACAACCTGCCGATCAAGCAGGTGATTCAGGCCGAAGGCCAGGAATTCTCGACCGAGGCCTGGCAGGAGTGGTACGGCGACAAGACCGTCTCCATCGTGACCAACTCGGGCAAGTACGACGGCTTGTCCTACGCCGACGCGGTCGAGGCGGTGGCCGCCGACATGGCCGCCAAGGGCCTGGGCGAGAAGAAGATCACCTTCCGCCTGCGCGACTGGGGTATCTCGCGCCAGCGCTACTGGGGCACGCCTATCCCGATGATCAACTGCGCCGATTGCGGCTCGGTGCCGGTGCCGGAAAAAGACCTGCCGGTGGTGCTGCCGGAAGACTGCGTGCCGGACGGCAGCGGCAATCCGCTGAACAAATACGAAGCCTTCCTCAAATGCGACTGCCCGCAGTGCGGCAAGCCTGCGCGCCGCGAGACCGATACGATGGACACCTTCGTCGACTCGTCGTGGTACTACATGCGCTATACGTCGCCGGGCGCCAACGAATCCATGGTCGATGAGCGCAACGATTACTGGATGCCGATGGACCAGTACATCGGCGGCATCGAGCACGCCGTGCTGCACCTGTTGTACGCGCGCTTCTGGACCAAGGTGATGCGCGACTTCGGCATCGTCAAGTTCGACGAGCCGTTCACCAACCTGCTCACGCAGGGCATGGTGCTGAACGAAACCTACTTCCGCGAGGACGAAGCGGGCAAGAAGACCTGGTTCAATCCGGCCGACGTCGAAGTGACCCTGGACGACAAGGGCCGTCCGCAAGGCGCCGTGTCGAAGGACGACGGCCAGCCGGTGCAGATCGGCGGCACCGAGAAGATGTCTAAGTCGAAGAACAACGGCATCGACCCGGCCGCGCAGATCGGCCAGTACGGCGCCGACACCGCGCGCCTGTTCACGATGTTCGCCTCGCCGCCGGAACAAACGCTGGAATGGTCGGGCAGCGGCGTCGAAGGCGCCAACCGCTTCCTGCGCCGCGTGTGGGCGTTCGGCTACGCACAGGCGTCGCGCATTGAAGCGGCGTTGAACGGTCCCGCAGCACCTGTCGCCACCGAGCCGCAGAAAACCCTGCGCCGCGAACTGCACAAGATCCTGCAGCAGGCCGACTATGACCTCAAGCGCATCCAGTACAACACCGTCGTTTCGGCATGCATGAAGATGCTCAACACGATCGAATCGGCAAAGCTGGACGACAGCGCCGAATCGAACGCGCTGGTGGCCGAGGGCTTCTCGATCTTCCTGCGTTTGCTGAACCCTGTCGCCCCCCACATCACCCACGTGCTGTGGGAGGAACTGGGCTACGCCAAGGCGCACGGCGACATCCTCAACGCGCAGTGGCCGCAGGTCGACCCGGCCGCGCTGGAGCAGGCAGAAATCGAGATGATGATCCAGGTGAACGGCAAGCTGCGCGGCAGCGTGGTCGTCGCCAAGGGCGCCGACAAGGCCACCATCGAGGCGGCGGCGCTGGCCAGCGAAGCGGTACAGAAATTCATCGAGGGCACGCCGAAGAAGATCATCGTCGTGCCGGGCAAATTGGTCAACATCGTTGTTTAA
- a CDS encoding helix-turn-helix domain-containing protein, producing MLYREYPPHPALSAHVDCMWTARVPSVAPGRAHTHRVLPDNCIDILWQDGGRPAFAVGMMSSAILVASAGPVGTVAVRFKPGAAGAFLATPLHALTDQRADIDLLWVRSDADRLADALWTKELTDRERIALIETQLLRRLRQADSAASTGEALILRAVSAIDTSGGGVRIDDLAARLGVSRQHLGAQFRTRVGLSPKLYARICRFRRATAALKAAPSPDWARLALDCGYFDQSHLIHDFQEFAGSAPERFLSTA from the coding sequence ATGCTTTACCGCGAATACCCTCCCCACCCGGCTTTAAGCGCCCATGTCGACTGCATGTGGACCGCGCGCGTGCCCTCCGTCGCGCCCGGGCGCGCGCATACGCACCGGGTGCTGCCCGACAACTGCATCGACATCCTGTGGCAGGACGGCGGCCGGCCGGCTTTCGCCGTTGGCATGATGAGCAGCGCCATTCTGGTGGCGAGCGCCGGGCCGGTGGGCACGGTGGCGGTGCGCTTCAAGCCGGGGGCCGCCGGGGCGTTTCTGGCGACGCCGCTGCACGCGCTGACCGATCAGCGGGCCGATATCGACCTGCTGTGGGTGCGCAGCGATGCCGACCGGCTGGCCGACGCGCTGTGGACCAAAGAGTTGACCGACCGCGAACGCATTGCATTAATTGAAACGCAGTTATTGCGGCGGCTGCGCCAGGCCGATTCGGCCGCCTCCACCGGCGAGGCGCTGATTCTGCGCGCGGTCAGCGCCATCGACACCAGCGGTGGCGGTGTGCGGATCGACGATCTGGCGGCGCGCTTGGGCGTCTCGCGCCAGCACCTGGGCGCGCAGTTCCGCACGCGGGTCGGGCTGTCGCCCAAGCTGTACGCGCGCATTTGCCGCTTCCGCCGGGCCACGGCGGCACTCAAGGCGGCGCCGTCGCCGGATTGGGCGCGGCTGGCGCTCGATTGCGGCTACTTCGACCAGTCGCACCTGATCCACGATTTCCAGGAATTCGCCGGCAGCGCGCCGGAACGCTTTTTAAGCACCGCCTAG
- the map gene encoding type I methionyl aminopeptidase: protein MSRRNANMIKSPEQIVMARVAAQLAADVLTMIGPHIKAGVTTAYLDQLCNDYIVNVQKVIPANVGYGGFPATVCSSINHVVCHGIPSPEEVLKDGDIINIDVAVIKDGWHGDTSRMYYVGEPSKAARKLVETTYAAMWAGIRAVKPRATLGDVGFAIQTVAEKAGFSVVLDYCGHGIGQVYHEEPQVTHYGRPGQGVVLKPGMLFTIEPMINAGRAATKELDDGWTVETRDKSLSAQWEHMVLVTETGFEVLTLAPGETGAKAQIPIVG from the coding sequence ATGTCCCGCCGTAACGCCAATATGATCAAGTCGCCCGAACAAATCGTTATGGCGCGCGTCGCCGCCCAGCTGGCGGCCGACGTGCTGACGATGATCGGCCCGCACATCAAGGCCGGCGTGACGACAGCCTACCTCGACCAGCTGTGCAACGACTACATCGTCAACGTGCAGAAGGTCATCCCCGCCAACGTCGGCTACGGCGGCTTCCCGGCCACCGTCTGCAGCTCGATCAACCACGTGGTCTGCCACGGCATCCCCTCGCCGGAGGAAGTGCTGAAGGACGGCGACATCATCAACATCGACGTCGCCGTCATCAAGGATGGCTGGCACGGCGACACCAGCCGCATGTACTACGTCGGCGAGCCGTCGAAGGCGGCGCGCAAGCTGGTCGAGACGACGTACGCGGCGATGTGGGCCGGCATCCGCGCCGTCAAGCCGCGCGCGACCCTGGGCGACGTCGGTTTCGCGATCCAGACGGTGGCCGAGAAGGCCGGCTTCAGCGTGGTGCTCGATTATTGCGGCCACGGTATCGGCCAGGTCTACCACGAGGAGCCGCAGGTGACCCATTACGGCCGTCCGGGCCAGGGTGTGGTGCTCAAGCCGGGCATGCTGTTTACGATCGAGCCGATGATCAACGCCGGCCGCGCGGCCACGAAGGAACTGGACGACGGCTGGACCGTCGAGACGCGCGACAAATCGCTGTCGGCGCAGTGGGAGCATATGGTGTTGGTGACCGAGACCGGGTTCGAGGTGTTGACCCTGGCGCCCGGCGAGACCGGCGCCAAGGCGCAGATCCCGATTGTCGGTTGA
- a CDS encoding VOC family protein produces the protein MIKGLRTLVYPVADLAAAKEWYAKVFDTAPYFDQPFYVGFSVGGFELGLIPSDKFTAAKAGSMVYWGVDDIQAEADRIVALGATVEGAIEDVGENIKTVELADPFGNLLCLIYNPHFDVKEVR, from the coding sequence ATGATCAAGGGACTGCGCACGCTGGTTTATCCGGTGGCCGACCTGGCCGCCGCCAAGGAGTGGTACGCGAAGGTGTTCGATACCGCGCCCTACTTCGACCAGCCTTTTTATGTCGGCTTCAGCGTCGGTGGCTTTGAACTGGGATTGATCCCGAGCGATAAGTTCACCGCCGCCAAGGCCGGCAGCATGGTGTACTGGGGCGTCGACGACATCCAGGCGGAAGCCGACCGCATCGTGGCGCTGGGCGCCACCGTCGAAGGCGCCATCGAGGACGTCGGCGAGAACATCAAAACGGTCGAGTTGGCGGACCCGTTCGGCAATTTGCTGTGCCTGATTTACAACCCGCATTTCGACGTCAAAGAAGTACGCTAA